From Osmerus eperlanus chromosome 16, fOsmEpe2.1, whole genome shotgun sequence:
GACCTGTAAAAATGGGATGTGTAACAaaaatacagtatgtacagtaaaGATGTGTGGATATATATGGTGTTAGTCAATGTGACTCAGTAAAATCCTGGTAAAGactgtcacacagacagaccaactCTCCGCTCTTCATTCATGGTTTTATATGCAGCTTGAAATAcagcgtgtgtatgtatgcatgccgCAATACTGAGCCCTTACCAATCCATTAAATGCAAATTTTGATATTTGTTCCACCACATTTGGTGTTTGTTGTAGCATATCTCTCTAATTACTTCTTTTGTGACCTTTCTCTAATAACTTTAGTTTAAGTACTAGTCAGTCACTTTATGAGTAAGACCCTGTGGTTCAGAAATACTCTCCTTTAGATTCAGCAACCTATTCAATTCCCCTCTGGTTAACTAGACAGGACCTCACAGTACGATGCTAAATCAAAACACGTAACCCTGCTACCGTGCTTAGAGCTATAGCCAGAGGTTACCAAAGATAGGTTTATATCTTGTTTGTTTTGCTCGTTTTTCTTCATGGGTCATTTCAGAGGAAGTTGCCCGAGTGTGTTTCAGAGGCGGAGGTGGCGGTGGGGATGATGGAGATCTGGGTGGACATGAGAGAGTAGGAGGCCCTGTGGCTGGGCCTCCAGTGGATCCCCCTCCTGCGCTCCAACCGACCCTTGGGCCTCACGTGGACGTACCTTCCGTTCAGGTTGGTGTCTCCACAGGCATCGAACCACCAACCTCCTGGGGGGGACAAAGAAACGACATGGACGGTAAGGACCCTGGGACTGCATGCAGTAAAACCTTTAGGCTGAGTCATGTTGATCTCtctacattctctctcttccattcgGGCTCCCGCCTCGTCTGCTCTACCTGTGTAGTCGTAGGCGCAGTTGGAGCCCTCGTCCTTGTCGTGGTCTCGGTCCTTGGTGGAGAACATCATTCCGCTGTGGTTGGTCATAGCGTCGGGCAGATCCCCGGACGCGTGCGCCAGGTGGATGGTGTAGTGGCTCTCGGGACCCTCCAGGGAGAGGTTGTACTGGATGTGGCGTTTGCCCTGTTTCCAGTCCTCCagctggatgtggaggagggagtCTCCCTGAGCGGCCAGCGCGTGGATCCTCCTCAGGCCCAGCCAGAACTCCCCTGGAGCACAGGGCGCAAGGCTCAGACCTCGACACGCTCACCGGGTGGACATGctccactcaaacacacacacacacttgtatagACTTTGATTGGCCTAGGTCGGAATGCATCCGCCCTGTGACAGTTCCTACGGACCATGTGCTGCCATGACTAAATGGTTTACCATGGATGTCTCCGAATCCATTTTCGTACATCTCCCACGTCTGATCAAAATTCACAGATCCGTCCTTCCTCCTCTGGATCACTGTAGCTCCTCCTAGAACAGGTTGAGAGAACACACATTAGTCCTCATTCATTTGCCATTTTGGTCATTTACATCCAAAGCCACGCACAAACAGTGAACATGAAAATAATGGATAAGGAGTGCATAGTTCTGACAGTActtcggtggtcagagtcaaggcaGTATTTGCTAGTCACATGCAGATGTGACGTCAACTGTATGTGCAATCTGACATCAGCAGATTCTAAAGGGAACAGCAGTGCCGCCCGGCATGAGTGTCTGACCTTCGGACATGTCGCAATAGACCATGAAGGGCTCTGATTTGTTGGGCTTGATGGGGTACACCCCGTTGTTCCTTTCTCCCCTGCGAAAGACCTCGGTGCAGTCTGAGGGGaggcctgagacacacacagttttttattaatttttattTGACCTGGCCATTAAGAGCACATTCTTAATTACAATAACGGTTTGGCAAGAGACAAAAGATCTCATGTGGGGACAGGGATTGGGAAATGTAAATGAAAACGTTGACAGCACCCAACAAGGAAGGGAATCCCAGTGTTGCTCGTAATGagtgattgattgatttattgagtCGAGAGACTGACGAGCTAACTGAGATTAAGCCTTAGTGGAAAGTTTTACCGTCCTGGTCCAAGCTGCTGCTGGTAGAGTTGCTGGTCAGATATGCGGGCAGTGTGGGCGTCACCGAGCTGAAGAAGTCTGCTGGTCTGTCCACTGTCTCCTGGACGTGGCTGTTGTAGCGGAGCTAGAGGTGGGGAAAGATGGAACATCAGCGAGTTCACATTTGCTCGAGGGAAACCCGAGCTGCTTTCACAGGGGTGAGGTGTCCTACCTTCTCCTCTAGGTTGTTGATTTTGCTCTGCTGGTGGTTGAGCTGGTCACTCTGCTCCCTGACAGCCTTCAGGAGCTCAGTGATGCTCCTCTCCTGAGTGTGGATCACCTCCTAGGGAGTCACACGTCACATTTCCCCCCGTTGGACTCGAGAATCTCAGAGATTTTCCTCTCAAAATCCTTTTCCCCATCTCCTAAAGCCTGACAAACCTTGACACTAAACCCTGAACGCCATGCTGCAGACCAGAGGCCGTCCCCGTAGCCAGAGATGAACCTACCTTGAGGGTGTGGATCTCAGCCAGCTGCTCCGCAGGGACCATGACCAGGGACAAGCCGCTCAgcttctcctccagcccccccaccttGCTCTGCAGCTGGCCTCTCTCCTGCAGGATGCTATCCACCTTGTGGCTGATCTCCAGGGACAAGCTCCTGATCTCCTCATTGTTGGCCTTCAGAACCACCGTggtcttcttcagctcctcctcctcctccttgatcTCGCTGGCCAGCACCGACAGCTGGTAGAAGGAGCGGTCGAAGATGTTGAGCTTCTGGAGGATGTCGTTGATCTGGCCTTTGGTCTTCTGGACGAACTCGCGGAGGCTCTGGcccagctggaggaggccgtTAGCCAGGAGACGCACGTCGTCCAGAGCCGCGAA
This genomic window contains:
- the LOC134036905 gene encoding angiopoietin-related protein 3-like; the encoded protein is MKLALTLLFVLLAAWTPVRCGKGGKAHEPPQPQDPEETRSAFAALDDVRLLANGLLQLGQSLREFVQKTKGQINDILQKLNIFDRSFYQLSVLASEIKEEEEELKKTTVVLKANNEEIRSLSLEISHKVDSILQERGQLQSKVGGLEEKLSGLSLVMVPAEQLAEIHTLKEVIHTQERSITELLKAVREQSDQLNHQQSKINNLEEKLRYNSHVQETVDRPADFFSSVTPTLPAYLTSNSTSSSLDQDGLPSDCTEVFRRGERNNGVYPIKPNKSEPFMVYCDMSEGGATVIQRRKDGSVNFDQTWEMYENGFGDIHGEFWLGLRRIHALAAQGDSLLHIQLEDWKQGKRHIQYNLSLEGPESHYTIHLAHASGDLPDAMTNHSGMMFSTKDRDHDKDEGSNCAYDYTGGWWFDACGDTNLNGRYVHVRPKGRLERRRGIHWRPSHRASYSLMSTQISIIPTATSASETHSGNFL